The proteins below come from a single Thermodesulfovibrionales bacterium genomic window:
- a CDS encoding sigma-70 family RNA polymerase sigma factor: MREKDIFEEIIERSKRRGVITYDEINDALPSEYFSPDEIEDLMDLLHDMGVKVVDYETAPAIREEAEEIEEYERAEDLVQAYFHSMGDITILTKDEETELAKKYEEGREIIKEIITSLPLYKKILADLEKESEEGEESIPPEDRPDEALHRARLKFEDLMEKLSDIDRRLNKYGSLKDLKKSINEKKKAGANITKLEQLAKEVQAEYRAIEQELGVKVEDLKAMWDRYVKAKVLAETAKNELITRNLRLVVNIAKNYVGRGLPLLDLIQEGNIGLMKAVDKFKYEKGFKFSTYATWWIRQAITRALIDQTKTIRVPVHMMEFYNRVTKASRELTQELGREPTNDEIAKKLGVPVRKVEEVFRAIQDPIGLQTPVGDEDTELEDFIGDKNSPSPYNDAEKSELSEYIQRVLKTLSPKEEKVIRMRFGIGVDRDHTLEEVGRYLAITRERVRQIEAKALRKLKHPSRLRVLKNITS, encoded by the coding sequence ATGAGAGAAAAAGATATCTTTGAGGAAATTATAGAAAGAAGCAAGAGACGTGGGGTTATTACCTACGATGAGATAAATGATGCCCTTCCATCAGAATATTTTTCTCCTGATGAAATAGAAGATCTGATGGATTTACTGCATGATATGGGTGTAAAGGTAGTGGACTACGAGACCGCACCTGCTATAAGGGAAGAGGCTGAGGAGATTGAAGAATACGAAAGAGCTGAAGACTTAGTGCAGGCTTATTTCCATTCAATGGGTGATATTACTATACTTACCAAGGATGAAGAGACAGAGCTTGCAAAGAAATACGAAGAAGGCAGGGAGATAATAAAGGAGATTATTACAAGTCTGCCACTTTATAAAAAGATTCTCGCAGATCTTGAAAAAGAGTCTGAAGAGGGAGAAGAAAGCATCCCACCAGAAGATCGACCTGATGAAGCCCTTCACAGGGCGAGACTGAAATTTGAAGACCTTATGGAGAAACTTTCTGACATAGATAGAAGGCTCAACAAGTATGGTTCTCTTAAGGATCTCAAAAAAAGTATAAATGAAAAGAAAAAAGCAGGAGCAAATATCACAAAGCTTGAGCAGCTTGCAAAGGAAGTTCAGGCAGAATACAGGGCGATAGAGCAGGAGCTCGGTGTAAAGGTTGAAGACCTTAAAGCAATGTGGGACAGGTATGTTAAGGCAAAGGTACTTGCTGAAACTGCGAAGAATGAACTTATTACAAGAAACTTGAGACTTGTGGTAAATATTGCAAAAAACTATGTTGGAAGAGGGCTACCGCTTCTTGACCTGATACAGGAAGGAAACATAGGCCTTATGAAGGCTGTAGATAAATTTAAATACGAGAAAGGATTTAAATTCAGTACTTATGCTACCTGGTGGATAAGACAGGCCATAACGAGGGCTCTTATTGATCAGACAAAGACTATTCGCGTACCCGTGCATATGATGGAGTTTTATAACAGGGTTACAAAAGCCTCAAGGGAGCTTACACAGGAGCTCGGCAGAGAACCGACCAATGATGAGATTGCCAAGAAGCTTGGTGTACCTGTAAGAAAGGTTGAGGAAGTATTCAGAGCAATCCAAGATCCAATCGGGCTTCAGACTCCTGTAGGAGATGAAGATACCGAGCTTGAGGATTTTATCGGAGACAAAAATAGTCCGTCACCTTATAATGATGCTGAAAAAAGTGAGCTTTCTGAATATATACAGAGGGTATTGAAGACCCTTTCACCAAAGGAAGAGAAGGTTATCAGGATGAGATTTGGAATAGGTGTTGACAGAGATCATACCCTTGAAGAAGTTGGCAGATATCTTGCCATAACAAGGGAAAGAGTGAGGCAGATTGAGGCAAAGGCCCTCAGGAAACTAAAACATCCAAGCAGGTTAAGGGTTCTGAAAAACATAACTAGTTAA